gagaaaggctatatattatctccgtactcctacgggaacgggaaccacgtgggtgaaactcgcgcggcgtccgctagtataagatatatgcataatctaagctcattttcctcacaagacagacaattttgtccgttaatttgggtgcgatactggtccatACGTAATTTGTCTGagtctgataatgatgtatGTTTCATGATGTATCATGTTTATGTATACTTCCAGGATGCCAGACAAAAGGCCCGGGTTCACCCGGCGTTTGCGAATGCTGGCACACGCGCCGGACTCGAGTTGTGGAGGATAGAGGTCAGTGTTTTGATTATAGTCTAAGAGCTTgtgaccttcgtcattttataaggaacggaatatacatatatagccttaggtatgaaaaaaaagccgtgacagcccagtggatatgacctctgtctccgtgtgtgttgggttcgaatccggcccgggcatgcacctcaaacatttcagttttttttttttattttattctctacaagttagcccttgactacaatctcacctgatggtaagtgatgatgcagtctaagatggaagctggctaacttgttagaaggacgatgaaaatccacacccctttcggtttctacacgacatcgtaccggaacgctaaatcgcttggcggtaagtctttgtcggccgaagcctcccaccagccagacctggaccaattaagaaaacctgaatcggcccagccggggatcgaacccaggtcctccgtcttgtagttgtgtgttttttaagaaatttgatatcacatgtctcaatcggtgaaggaaaccatcgtgaagaaatctgcataccagagaattttctcaattctctgcgtgtgtgaagtctgccaatctgcattgggtcagcgtggtggactgttggcctaacccctctcattctgagaggagactcgagctcagcagtgagccgaatatgagttgataatgatgatgatgatgatgtctctTAATTTATTTCCAGAACTTTGAACCAGTACCGGTGTCTCAAGCAGATGTGGGAAAATTCTATAAAGGAGATTCATACATTGTATTGAAGGTAAGAAATGGTTATTAATGTCACTGTTAACGTAGCATGAGTGATTTTtacttcaattcaattcaattcttctttatggctttcatttgtgccaactgggCACTGTTTATCTCGCCAGTGTCGAGTAGATGGAGGAGGCACGATGGAGATTGTTCGGTGAAGgctgacaaatttaattttgagaatctactaaatagttaatattaaatgatattattttgttagttcTTAACCTAAAACAAGacaaataacatatattaataaacaaaatatataaacaatattacaatttgatCTTATTACATTCTACGATTTTTACTTAACGTACGTATTTTAGCAACATCGTGACGTCAAAACGTCGAAACGTCAAGATGACagcgttttgacgtttggaaaaaaacattaaacacataagttttaaattgagttttctaTGAAGTACTTAACTTTTAGATATTCCGAACCCTTATTCCATCTACcaactacacgaaattaatattaaactagcggacgcccgcgactttaccCCCGtaaaaccctaccctacctctaccctaagtATCTTAtatccgtctcctggttctaagctaccttcttttaacttttttcataattatttttcaagatttaacactaacaataattacgtaaatttatatcataatatacgtatattatttcatatttatttagtttttgtgaactattttaaaaatatttaaaaacgacGCCATTTTCCTTGAATAGTACCTATTGAAAatatggatgatgacagttttagttttttaaattgcacgtaaattaatattaagtacatactgatcgttagattagttgtatgggcggtcaaacaaaatctataataaaaaaatgaatcgcaaaatgcgttggtaagcgcataactcaacaacgcctggaccaatttggccaaatctttttttaaaatgttcgttgaagttctaggatggtttttacggcgagaaaaattagaattattgctggaaaaaacctaaaaatagcccttttctttttcccatacaaatgatttgtaactaaaacgtagtcaatttgagctttattgttattgtataaagttcatattaataataattagaaaacggggtaggggtagggtaggggtagggtaggggcagggtaggggtagggtaggggtagttcaaagtttacatcgagtttcacgcggacgaagtcgcgggcatccgctagttattaatatatctttgttattttgtgcgtttatgtttatagttcatgtattgaaaaatgttacatttaatgtaaggaagctaaaactgtatgaattttcatctaattacgataaaagatttttaatagatttcgatattttataatcttgtttattttgcaaatatccaaacatgctttttatgtataaattagttaatattgaccctatttacccgaatgtatcataaaaattaatatattcaaacctagtcatcatccccattactgATGCGACACTTCGAGTATGTATTCgtttttcaattttgtatttggaacggctactaCACCGTTGTGTATCGTTCGCTCTATCTGCTTATTCTTTAATCCGTGTGTAAATGTTACAGACCACAGCCGACAAACGCAACAATTTATCCTGGGACATCCACTACTGGATCGGCAGTGAGAGCTCCCAGGACGAGTCAGGGGCGGCGGCCATCTTGACTGTGGGGCTGGACGATAAGTTCCAGGGTAAAGCGGTGCAGCACCGGGAGACCATGGGGTACGAGAGCTCGCAGTTCCTGAACTACTTCACTGGAGGAGGTAATTGGTGGTTCatgtgaaatgaaaatactaAAGACCAACACATAacatatttttcactactcttgctcaaaaacactgtcatattaccactccacagcggggctaaacaaacatttcagcctctaggggctaaagtaattttgttttcttaattcttgtctgttacgagtactagccaagcactagcctactataaaacggaggaggttttattcgtaaatagaatcatcgtaAGTAAggcccttcttcttcttcttttggttATATAGCTCCGCGCGTGAGCGATTGAGCCAGAGGTAAGgtcctgattgtttgataaaaataaaacttaaaattggaataaaatgcagcgttcttgtctgtggaatgaaTGTAAatgcggtaatttttttttatttgatttttattgagttgcgaatttaaagagcgagatttgaagacaaggttgtacggtgtaatacctttgccttttcttcatgggaaaaaattatattagtaaagaaaaataaaattaaagagcgagaatttaaaaacaatttgctGTGAATAAtcaatacttgatttttttaagaaattcattgtgaatttgtaaccgtaatttacatatttcgcaacattaattgttatgccTTCAtgtagtgagaatggtgaccctaatttggaaatggatcaaaaaagacttacaaatgaaacaccTTCCAATGCATTCGCTTACGGATggtgtttttttaaacaattttcttcCATGTTTACCCCTTatactcattattcaacttcacagtagtcggaaattaagttacatttaattttcaaattaaataaaacattgaatactgtaccgagttattttatttactcgcAATCGTACTGAAAAGAattgtgtaacacgcggggctaaacccattataaaatcggtttctatttaggcggccctcgccttcggctcgtgccctaaatatacctcgtttaaaatgggttttttagccccttgtataacaatctactattatttcctTATTTTACCTTACAATGTTATCATATTCGTAAAATCTTAACCATTCTAGCCtaaacacaataataaattgaacaatAGCTCgccaattccaaaaaaaaaaaaggttgtgccaaacatgacgaagtggtttttgatgcttcaactactttagttttggttttcaattgatcaggtggttgaagcatcagacacaacaatagtgcttagttaggcattgtggtgtatggcacaattttttaaataaatgttttttcttttttttttccaattcaAACTTCTGGTCTGACTACGTTCGTAACAGAAACTGCGTTAATAACCATAACCATTAGAttctatagatataaataaccattactatacagggtgattcggtctttagtgcggatattttttttcgtggttctgtattattaataaaatataaatctacaaacagttcgatacattttatgtaattttttttttaatttatgtctctaaaataacaaaataatgtacatattattactaaacaagatatattcagtttaaaagtgatctggtgacgtcctttaggtatcaaacgaaaataaaataaacgcactatagggtgaccctaaaattctgttcaaaagtaaataactttagctaacgataattttgttatttttgagttaaaaaaaaaaagaaaaaatacgtgatcattaaattttgtttatgtacaaaatataaaaatatccgcactaaaaaaattttcttcctgtagaTAGGTATTTCCTCAAACaaaatttcttaatattatCTAGCGAACTAAAACATAAGTCCAAATCAAAGAattcattattgtaaagatgaCATGATGataacatgatgatgatgaaagatgaTTAACGTAACAGTTGCGTGTGTATTTTTACTGTTACAGCGGTTCGCTACCTGGACGGTGGTCACCAGTCCGGGTTTAACCACGTGGTGACTAACCCTGGCGCTGAGAAACGTCTCTTCCAGGTCAAAGGGAAAAGGAATGTTAGAGTTAGACAGGTGAGTTGATAAAATCGTCTTTTAGGGATCCGCACCTCAAAACgttttaatctttttaacataaaaatggaaccgacttcaaagacattagttattttaatattaacacaaaaattactaaaccgatatgCGAATCTATAAgcatagaaagaaagaaagaaaattattttcatttggtctttaaaaatttaaaactatgcgtttatattatatagtagacgctgcgcggtttcacccgcgtggtttccgttcccgcaggaatatagagaaaaaatatagccttcctcaataaatgggctatctaacactgaaagaattttttaaatcggactagtagtttctgagattagcgcgttcaatcaaacaaacaaaaaaactcttgagctttataatatagataagaaaaaaaaagaaaaagaaaagcgcactgaccaaataatGGACTCCCACTCAGCGTAATACTGCAGCTAGCCAGAGCGCTGGTTTTtagtaaaagcttttaaaaggtTGACATCACGGGCGCAAAcaacagttattaaaaataaacaacaacaaaaaaatacttatcaaagaATGAACTCTAtctctctttcaaacaaaaaaaagattttttaaaattgcttaataaattacgaagttatgaggtaattaacattaacaaaaaaacatatgtGTGGAAtggagaacctcctccttttttggaagtcggttgtaaAACGGAATGTTAATAGCAGAGGTTCCTAAAcgttttttctcatagaccacatCCGAAATCTTCATGGACTTTAGGAAttgtgaacccccatttttgcTAGTTATCCCCTGTCGAGTGTCCCatgagcaggccacataattcgaagagccgatggacgttggggtcccaaggtgctggcatggcgacctcgcaccggaatgcgcagtgttagtcgacctcccagtaggtggaccgaggatatctaGTGAAATATACCTAAGGGTCGtaagccttactcttcactcgcgtactcacctgtaccgctcagaaatgacggcatagtgctcagagctattttctgatatagtaaaagccttctaagcattattcacgttgggtcatttcacaggtaatttgtTGTTCAAGTCTATATCTGTCtgcttttaaatttactaaTGCAGTCGTTCATTTACGATAAAGaccatttgaaaaaattaactaaCCTATTCTATGTATACGGAACTTGCAAAGGCCGAGTCCGATTCGCACTTGTCCGTTTTTACacacatttttcattttccCAGGTGGATCCTCTGATCTCCTCAATGAACAAGGGCGACTGCTTCATTCTGGACATAAACAACGACATCTTCGTGTACGTGGGAGAGAAGGCGAAGAATGTGGAGAAGCTGAAAGCTGTCTCCATGGCCAATCAGATCCGGGACCAGGATCATAATGGGAGGGGCAGGGTGGAGATCATTGGTAAGATATCCTGTTCGGGGTATCAGGTTATGAAGAAATTACAGCTAAATTCGATGTGCATtgtttatatacaaattaatatacataaaagGAGAtgttccaaaattgtatggagcccaggatcgatgtcgtcatcaacccatattgatCATTGgatcattgtaccctagcggaatctaaagaagatatttttttttaaactatttttgactatacaaatctacgaatttactttaattctttcgaaataatattcattatcttccaagaaatgcaacattaataatggcggatagactcagaccaattactgtataggacctgcctcgcttgacgttacttttctgtcaaagtatatgatcaacgatctaatgcgatcataaaaactgtatctatagaatcgatgttaaatagttgtaatcgtgttcgtcggttaaagagctccgtaaaaatacctttttgtgtaattgaattgtgtaaaaaacgggcaaaaacttctagtttagtataagatatataccaaatctaagctcgttttcctcagaaaatgacagacaattttgttcgtgactgtgagtgcgatacaggtccttctataattggtctgagttggtAAGATATCATGTTCGGGTTATCAGGTTACAGCTAAATTCGATGTGCATCCTActaatcctgggttcgatccccggctgggtggattaaggttttcttaattggtccaggtctggttggtgggaggctttagccgtggctagttaccaccctaccgacaaatacgtaccgccaagcgatttagcgttccggtacgatgtcgtgtagaaaccgaaaggggtgtggactttcatcctcctcctatcaagttagcccgcttccatcttagattgcatcgtcacttaccatcaagtgagattataatcaagggctaacttgtaaagaaaaaaaaaatattataaacgcgaaagtttgtatggatgtttggatgtatgtttggatgtttgttactctataacgccgctactactgaagcgatttagctgaaatttggaatggaaatagattttactctggattgacacataggttactttttatcccgaaaaaatccatggtttcccgagatttgcgaaaactgatgattttgatgatattattagctgaaatttggtattaaaatatattatagcctggattaacacaaaagctactttttatcccgaaaaaatccatggttcctgagggatttgtgaaaaactaaattccacgcggacgaagtcgcgggcgctagTAATACATAGTATTGAAGATaaacaatgaatattatttcgaaaccCCTCTAAACTTTATAgttgtactagctgacgtcacgtgatttcacccgcgtggttcccgttcccgtaggaatacggggataatatatagcttatagccttcctcgataaatgggctatctaacactgaaagaatttttcaaatcggaccagtagttcctgagattagcgcgttcaatcaaacaaacaaacaaacaaactcttcagctttataatattcgtattacGTTGCCCGATTTATATTGCTTTGACATTCGTTCGATCAATTCTCTTATTTTTCTCAGATCAATACTCCAGCGAGGTGGATGTCCAGAAATTCTTCACAAACCTCGGATCCGGCTCCAGAGACTTGGTGCCTGAGGAGTCTGCCGGCGGTGATGATCAGGTTGGTTCTTTTAATAGTAATCAATGACTGACCACGCACGCAcatgtgatggtaagtgacaacCATCGTCTATAAACAGAGCTACACtacaggcagtggcgtgcacttcataaacgcactgcataccctgagaat
The DNA window shown above is from Bicyclus anynana chromosome 27, ilBicAnyn1.1, whole genome shotgun sequence and carries:
- the LOC112051001 gene encoding gelsolin, with amino-acid sequence MRLLIISALFVLTVHARTTVRQQAITPHITSLTDKDARQKARVHPAFANAGTRAGLELWRIENFEPVPVSQADVGKFYKGDSYIVLKTTADKRNNLSWDIHYWIGSESSQDESGAAAILTVGLDDKFQGKAVQHRETMGYESSQFLNYFTGGAVRYLDGGHQSGFNHVVTNPGAEKRLFQVKGKRNVRVRQVDPLISSMNKGDCFILDINNDIFVYVGEKAKNVEKLKAVSMANQIRDQDHNGRGRVEIIDQYSSEVDVQKFFTNLGSGSRDLVPEESAGGDDQAFERNEENSVILSEVSDSSGKLKITALPAPFRQEQLKAQETYILDTVSGSIYVWVGKQATQKEKSEAMAKAQQYLTSKNYPSWVHVARIPQGTEPAIFKQYFSTWRDVGMSHNRLVRSAGKGQH